A region of Diospyros lotus cultivar Yz01 chromosome 3, ASM1463336v1, whole genome shotgun sequence DNA encodes the following proteins:
- the LOC127797856 gene encoding NAC domain-containing protein 2-like produces METEPFSTFHFPPGFRFHPSDEELIIHYLLNKVNSHPLPASVIAEIELYNYNPWDLPKKALFGEDEWYFFSPRDRKYPNGERPNRTAASGYWKATGTDKPILTSRSKKIGVKKALVFYTGRPPKGVKTDWTMNEYRLPETSRPLKLRGSMRLDDWVLCRVRQKGNMSKNTWGRVQDSPIQELRGNFPKIEELPSAHAYSNTNVITDHGYRGWHVSASILTQSLPHFKNLSSEIFQNSSTSTISSLYGDGSDEGNFPLGNSFFETIFNAPKGKFNEETTRDNVLPSAKSVTSDKENEDLQPGSTLSTNNMNYYVQNQYQRDIFNPNLLNTIAGLQGLNASSFTGRFSM; encoded by the exons ATGGAGACTGAACCCTTTTCCACTTTCCACTTCCCTCCTGGTTTCAGATTTCATCCTTCTGATGAAGAGCTCATCATTCATTACTTGCTAAACAAAGTGAATTCGCACCCACTGCCGGCATCTGTAATTGCTGAAATAGAGCTGTACAACTATAATCCATGGGACCTTCCCA AGAAGGCTTTGTTTGGAGAAGATGAGTGGTACTTCTTCAGTCCAAGAGATCGGAAGTACCCAAATGGAGAGAGGCCTAATAGAACAGCAGCTTCAGGTTATTGGAAGGCAACTGGAACTGACAAGCCCATTCTTACTTCTAGATCCAAAAAGATAGGGGTAAAGAAGGCACTAGTCTTCTATACTGGTCGGCCTCCAAAGGGGGTTAAAACAGATTGGACTATGAATGAATACAGATTGCCCGAGACATCTCGGCCCTTGAAGCTTAGAGGGTCCATGAGA TTGGATGATTGGGTACTCTGTCGAGTTCGACAAAAAGGCAACATGTCAAAGAACACATGGGGAAGAGTTCAAGACAGTCCCATCCAGGAACTGAGAGGGAACTTCCCTAAGATTGAGGAGCTCCCTTCTGCACATGCATACTCAAACACGAATGTTATCACAGATCATGGATACAGAGGTTGGCACGTGTCAGCTTCGATACTGACTCAATCTCTTCCTCACTTCAAGAACCTTTCAAGTGAAATCTTTCAGAATAGCAGTACCAGCACTATCAGTTCACTTTACGGAGATGGTTCAGATGAAGGAAATTTTCCCCTAGGGAATTCTTTCTTTGAGACCATTTTTAATGCACCAAAGGGGAAGTTCAATGAGGAGACAACACGTGATAATGTACTACCATCAGCCAAAAGTGTGACCAGTGACAAAGAGAATGAGGATCTTCAACCAGGAAGCACACTGTCTACCAACAATATGAACTACTATGTTCAGAATCAGTATCAGAGGGACATCTTCAATCCTAACCTGTTGAATACCATCGCTGGTTTGCAAGGGCTTAATGCGAGTAGCTTCACAGGAAGATTTTCCATGTAA